Genomic DNA from Helicoverpa armigera isolate CAAS_96S chromosome 10, ASM3070526v1, whole genome shotgun sequence:
GGTAGCAAGAGACTTTATCATTTCACTCGCCTGAAAACAAAAAGTACACCTATAATAtcggtttattttaataaacatgaaaGGCTCTTAGACtgttatgaataataaattaggtGACGCTGAGAGTGATGCCGAAAATCAATATACCTctaccaatattattttatttacgacgTAGATTTTCTTAACAAGTGAATGGTGATCACCTTATACACAGTGCTCCTTCCCGTATGGTCGAGGATGTCACCGTGCTTCGGACCTCTGTCCTCCGAGTATCGTCGGTGGTCCTCTCTGGCTCGTTTCAGTGCTGATGCTTCTACTGCGTTCAAAGctattaagattttaatattcaacaTTCTTTtcatgtttagttatttttaatttgtaactttTCAGTCGGTTGGTccctacctaagtacctacatataaactgGCCctcaaaaaagaaacaacagataaacaaaactacattattATCAGCATGGTGGAATTCCTAAATATCGACCGAAAAATTGCAAGCTATCATTAATGTATcataaaagtacctaattatcAGTAGCCTGATGGATTCTTACAAATTAAGACTTCGTTTTCAACTCACTGGTAAGCCTACTGTCCATAGCAATCCAATCGGAACTGAGCACTTGTTGGGCGGAGTGGCGCAGTCCTGGATCAGGTTCCAATAGATGTTTGACAATAGTCTTACACTCGACTGAGACAGAGCTGCCTACTCGAGATCTGAATCGATATTTCTTGCCCATCTGCTGCTCGTACAATTTTCGCATTCGCGTGTCGTCAAATGGCATAGACTTATTCAGCATCACAAATAACACCACCCCTAAAGACCAAAGATCGGTTGGTTTAGGCAGGTAGGGTTTTCCACGAAGAATTTCTGGCGCTGCATATGACATCGACCCGCAGTATGTCTCACTTAACACAGGTGAGTCGTGTTCGTCCACACAAAATCGGGCGAAACCAAAGTCAGAAATTTTAACGTTAAAATTCGCTGTCAGGAGCACGTTCTCGCACTTAATATCACGATGTGTTATCTCCAACTCGTGTAGGTATTGTATGCCTAATGATAGTTGGCGAAACCACACTCTGGACTGATTTTCGGATACGCAGCCGTTCTTCAAAATGTAGCTCAGCAAGTCTCCGTTTTCAGtaaatctcataaaaatataatacttcgtttttctttgaaatatacTATGCACGTGTATAAGGTGAGGATGATTCAAGCGCACAAGCACGTCTATTTCGCGTGGCAAAAACTTGATGACGAAATCTCTTGGAGCTTTCGACGTCTCTATAACCTTACACGCGAGCGTAGCCTTATGAGCGTCGTCTTTTCCCGAGTACTCAGTTAAATATACCTGTTGAACAATACCATAAGAATATTACgtacaaaataggtattaagTAGGAAAGAAGTTAGACTAGGCGCAGTTAACCAAGCGCAAGGGGCGCCTAGTAGGTAATACACCTTACAAACAATGCATATAATGTTATCCACCTTAGCATAGGCTCCTTCACCTAcgaatttttgtaatttatatcccTTTGAAGACAAAGTAATTTCTTCTGAGGCTGTAGTTTTCAATTCTGACATGTTAACATAAACATGTGGTAAAACATCGAGCACTGTGTTTTCCACAAAGCACCTTTCAACGCACCCTTTCGATTCGCTGGTCGGCTGCTCATATTCGAAGGGAACGTatgcatttttataatttttattataaatatgttactTCGATCActagaatttatatttattgttcttCATTGTGTTACATGTCGAAAGACGTCATCGTGAATCCGTCATTGACGGATGCGACTTCCTTCTTATTTCTTCATAAAGTCTGTCAGATTTAGACTACAGAGGTAGATGTTACATCGACATGACTGCATGAACTGCACCCGGGTCTCCGGACATTGCCGTAAATAATGGCACAGAATTATCTTGCGGCCTAGTGAGATCCCTAGCGTTTATCGAAACTCTGTCAAGACATCAACAATAAAGAATACGCAGAATACGCTGACCACTGGGGTTCCATTATGTCCCAACTTCAAAATctgtaataaattgataaagAAGAAATGGGTGCCTTTTAGGCTCAATTTTTAAACTATGTACTAGCTATTttaagcggtttcacccgcgttccgtgaaAACTACTTTCCATATCCGGACAAAAAATTGCCCTTTTAAAAAGAGAATGTGTAGCTTCCCaccagtgaaagaatttttcacacAGCGGAGTTTCTGTTACGTAGGTCCGTGTAATCACTCTCATTGCTTACGACCCC
This window encodes:
- the LOC135116549 gene encoding testis-specific serine/threonine-protein kinase 6-like isoform X5, translated to MSELKTTASEEITLSSKGYKLQKFVGEGAYAKVYLTEYSGKDDAHKATLACKVIETSKAPRDFVIKFLPREIDVLVRLNHPHLIHVHSIFQRKTKYYIFMRFTENGDLLSYILKNGCVSENQSRVWFRQLSLGIQYLHELEITHRDIKCENVLLTANFNVKISDFGFARFCVDEHDSPVLSETYCGSMSYAAPEILRGKPYLPKPTDLWSLGVVLFVMLNKSMPFDDTRMRKLYEQQMGKKYRFRSRVGSSVSVECKTIVKHLLEPDPGLRHSAQQVLSSDWIAMDSRLTIEASALKRAREDHRRYSEDRGPKHGDILDHTGRSTVYKASEMIKSLATLTSKHKQSV
- the LOC135116549 gene encoding testis-specific serine/threonine-protein kinase 6-like isoform X4; this encodes MSELKTTASEEITLSSKGYKLQKFVGEGAYAKVYLTEYSGKDDAHKATLACKVIETSKAPRDFVIKFLPREIDVLVRLNHPHLIHVHSIFQRKTKYYIFMRFTENGDLLSYILKNGCVSENQSRVWFRQLSLGIQYLHELEITHRDIKCENVLLTANFNVKISDFGFARFCVDEHDSPVLSETYCGSMSYAAPEILRGKPYLPKPTDLWSLGVVLFVMLNKSMPFDDTRMRKLYEQQMGKKYRFRSRVGSSVSVECKTIVKHLLEPDPGLRHSAQQVLSSDWIAMDSRLTTLNAVEASALKRAREDHRRYSEDRGPKHGDILDHTGRSTVYKASEMIKSLATLTSKHKQSV